The Lagenorhynchus albirostris chromosome 6, mLagAlb1.1, whole genome shotgun sequence genome includes a window with the following:
- the LOC132521626 gene encoding glycerol kinase-like, producing the protein MAATKKAVLGQLVGAVDQSTSSTRFLVFNPKTAELLSYHQVEIKQEFPKEGWVEQDPKEILQSVCECIEKTCEKLGQLNTSNIKAIGISNQRETTVVWDKLTGEPLYNAVVWLDLRTQSTVESLRKSIPVNNNFVKTKTGLPLSTYFSAVKLRWLLANVRKVQKAVEEDRALFGTIDSWLIWSLTGGASGGVHCTDVTNASRTMLFNIHSLEWDKELCEFFQVPMKILPNVRSSSEIYGLMKAGALEGVPISGCLGDQSAALVGQQCFQDGQAKNTYGTGCFLLCNTGHKCIFSEHGLLTTVAYKLGRDKPVHYALEGSVAIAGAAVRWLRDNLGIIKTSEEIEKLAKEVGSSCGCCFVPAFSGLYAPYWEPSARGIICGLTQFTNKCHIAFASLEAVCFQTREVLDAMNRDCGIALSHLQVDGGMSNNKILMQLQADILYIPVVKPLMPETTALGAAMAAGAAEGVGVWSLEPEDLSAVTMERFEPQINAKESEIRYSTWKKAVMKSMGWVSTQSSENGDPSIFSSLPLGFFIVSSMVMLIGARYLSGVP; encoded by the coding sequence ATGGCAGCCACGAAGAAAGCAGTTTTGGGGCAGTTGGTGGGAGCAGTGGACCAGAGCACAAGCTCGACGCGCTTTTTGGTTTTCAATCCCAAAACAGCCGAACTACTTAGTTATCATCAAGTGGAAATAAAACAAGAGTTTCCAAAAGAAGGATGGGTAGAACAAGACCCTAAGGAAATCCTGCAGTCCGTCTGTGAGTGTATAGAGAAAACGTGTGAGAAACTTGGACAGCTCAATACTTCTAACATAAAAGCTATTGGTATCAGTAACCAGAGGGAGACCACTGTGGTCTGGGACAAGTTAACTGGAGAACCTCTTTACAATGCTGTGGTGTGGCTTGATCTAAGAACCCAATCTACCGTTGAGAGTCTTCGTAAAAGCATTCCAGTAAATAATAACTTTGTCAAGACCAAGACAGGCCTTCCACTTAGCACCTACTTCAGTGCAGTGAAACTTCGTTGGCTCCTTGCCAACGTGAGAAAAGTTCAAAAGGCAGTTGAAGAAGATAGAGCCCTTTTTGGGACCATTGATTCATGGCTTATTTGGAGCTTGACAGGAGGAGCCAGTGGAGGCGTCCATTGTACGGATGTAACGAATGCAAGCAGGACGATGCTTTTCAACATTCATTCTTTGGAATGGGATAAAGAGCTCTGTGAATTTTTTCAAGTTCCAATGAAAATTCTTCCAAATGTCCGGAGTTCTTCTGAGATCTATGGCCTAATGAAAGCTGGGGCCTTGGAAGGTGTGCCAATATCTGGGTGTTTGGGGGACCAATCTGCTGCATTGGTGGGACAACAGTGCTTCCAGGATGGACAAGCCAAAAACACGTATGGAACAGGCTGTTTCTTACTATGTAATACAGGCCATAAGTGTATATTTTCTGAACATGGCCTTCTGACCACAGTGGCTTACAAACTCGGAAGAGACAAACCAGTACATTATGCATTAGAAGGTTCGGTAGCTATAGCCGGTGCTGCTGTTCGCTGGCTCAGAGACAATCTTGGAATTATAAAGACCTCAGAGGAAATTGAAAAACTTGCTAAAGAAGTAGGTTCCTCTTGTGGCTGCTGTTTTGTCCCAGCCTTTTCAGGGCTATATGCACCTTATTGGGAGCCCAGTGCAAGAGGGATCATCTGTGGGCTCACCCAATTCACCAATAAATGCCATATTGCTTTTGCTTCATTAGAAGCTGTTTGTTTCCAAACCCGAGAGGTTTTGGATGCCATGAACCGGGACTGTGGAATTGCACTCAGCCATTTGCAGGTAGACGGAGGAATGAGCAACAACAAAATTCTTATGCAGCTACAAGCAGACATTCTGTATATCCCAGTAGTGAAGCCCTTGATGCCTGAAACAACTGCCCTGGGAGCTGCCATGGCAGCCGGGGCTGCAGAAGGGGTTGGCGTTTGGAGTCTCGAGCCTGAGGATTTGTCAGCTGTCACGATGGAGCGGTTTGAACCTCAGATCAACGCCAAGGAAAGTGAAATTCGTTATTCTACATGGAAGAAAGCTGTGATGAAGTCCATGGGTTGGGTTAGCACTCAGTCTTCGGAAAATGGTGACCCTAGCATCTTCAGTAGTTTACCCTTGGGCTTTTTTATAGTGAGTAGCATGGTAATGTTAATCGGAGCAAGGTACCTCTCAGGTGTGCCATAA